TCTCACCCGTGTGCGTATAGGAACCCAACAATCTCAAGTCCAAGAACTCTTTCCGTTTGAATGGACTCGTTCACAGGAAGACTGTTGGTGTGGAGCCAGCTGCGGACGGAAAGGGGGTGGTTGTAGTCCTTAAGAAACGTGCAGGTAAAATATCTTAACCCACGTGTATAGTGTGACTTTAATCTGATTGTCATAACTAAATGTTTTGTGGGATGTGCTCAGGGAGGTTCTGGTTTGAGTGCGAGACTTGGGGACTTGAGGAGTGGttcctaaccctgaccctgggGACCCAGTGTTCTGCTAGAATTTGTTACGCACggaatttaactaataattggCCTAATCAGAGCTTTAAAACCAGTGGCGAtataaagttaaatattaaagtGTTTAAGGAACTGGTATTCTCCCCCTTTTTGTAAGTTAATCTGTTTTAAAAGTTGATTGAAGcacattataatttaattaattaagtttttaattaattgagagTGCAGTTGCATCAAAAACCATCCGCAAAGTGGTTCACCAGGATTGTGAGCCACTGGGCTAGACCCACCTGTGAATCACAAATTGGGTAGTTTTTAGCTATGGTGTTTTGATCTAATAAATTGTATGAAGTGCTTTCTAGCAATACACTAAACAGTGGcagggtacagatttgtacttgtGGTTTActggtaggtcaaagttttgatttggactAGCCCTAGTTCATACAATATTGACCTAAGCTTAATTGATACAGATCTATTCTTCATTCTAAAATTGAGCCTCTCTGGTTTACTAGCAGACATGTTTAAATCCATCATTCTCGTACAATAAATGCAATCCTGTCGCTTTCAGGAAATAAACATTGTCAAATAAGTTTAAAGCATTGCCTGCCAGTATGACTCACAAGGAAAGCAAGACTGGAACGTCCAAGAACCAATAAGTCCAAGAGGCTTTTAACACTGAGCTGTGACTGCAAATTTAGATGAGCAGgaggaagtgtttttttttttttttttactttcacatAAAATTTGATGAGTGGTACATCTGAGTATCCTTGGAAGTCCACTTGATCATTGTAGGTTAATGATAAATCTCTGTTCCTATAGGCCAGCGCAAACCTGCCACATCTTACGAGAAGATCACCATCAACAAGAACTCGCGTGCAACTCTGAACAGCCTGCGCCACATCATCCGCAAGAACAACTACAGGAAGGACCTCCGCATGGTACGTGCTCCTGTACAGGACTCTGCAGTAAATGGGCATTCCTTTGGGAAATTATTCTTGCTTGGATTCCTGAGTGTTTACCCTTGAAGGGAAGAATGATGTGAAAGACGTTGATGCAGGTCACGATGGTCTTGATTCTTCAGACCAGAGTTTCTCTCATACAGGCATGTGGAGCCATACTGCCTACAAccgcatgtttttttttttgtttgtttgtttttgtttttttatccccAATCAAGTTAGTGTTTAGAGTTTAAGTGTATTCATATTGGAAGAATATGCCAGAATCACTTTTTGCAATGCACGGATAAATCAGGGTGGGATCTTTACATTGGTAATGAAGCTTTGCAGTTGCAAATGCCTGATTTGAGCCTGTTTTCCCTATAGGCCGCTCTGCGCCGTGCCAGTGCCATCCTGAAGAGCCAGAAGCCAGTTGTTGTCAAGAAGAAGCGCACCAGAGCTACGAAGACTGCATAAACTGGCTACTAATATTGTCAATAAACATTTGGTAAACCCACTGAGGCCCTGGTGTCTAAATTTAGAACATGAGAGGTGgagtgtatataatatgtaatCTACACTTGTATATGAATATTGCCTAAACTTCTGATTTGCTGTGCTGTTTGAGAGAACTGTTCTAACCTCCTCCTCCCTGTGTGTCATTCACTTGGTCTAATTTGGTGAAGAAGAAAAGTAAATCGCTTTTAAAATCAGTTGGCACGTGTGGAGGTATATAAACATTTTCTGGTGGCATATTTAGATTAACTCATAAATACCTGGAGTGGCAGAGAGGAGGTAGATTCCTATCCTAGCTTTGATTTCATTGTTTCTTAAAATCCTATCAAAAGCACAGCTAgcggttttagttttttttttatgtgactAATTTTATTACATATGCTGTGTAGGATGGTCTAATTCATGCAAGATGCTTATTCTGTAAACATGATAAATGGAAAGCTCAGCTTGAATGTGacttttatacatttacagaATCACCTCTTTTTGTCCTCAACCCAGAAACCTTAATGCAGGAGGCAATATATTCGGTCTCTTTCCTGAATTGGTGCAATAGTTCCTTGCCTTGGGCAATAATTACCGACAGATATATGCTAATTGAGTCGAGCTTTGTGAATTAGACTAATTCTTATTGATTCCTTATTAAAACGCCTAAGCTAATCAATGTTAATTATTTGTAGtacaatacaaaatgaatgGTAATTAACATCTTATAAGGTAAAACAATATAAGCAAACATAAAACCTTTATCTGCTGTCCATTTTATATGATCTATAAATGCCTTTTTTTGAAGGGACAACTTTTTCCATATATAAAATTGGCTAATGTGTGACAAAATTGAGTTAATGATTTAAATGGGTTTTGTTCAAATATGTAATGACTTATTGTTCCCATGTCGAACATTTTATATATGGGAAAATATCTGTGAAATAGCATCCATTATTAATGGGTGTGATTAATTTCATACAGAACACTTAAACACataccataacattatgaccacctgcctaatattgtgtaggtcccccttttgccgccaaaacggTCCTGAcgcgtcgaggcatggactccactagacctctgaaggtgtgctgtggtatctggcaccaagacattcgcagcagatcctttaagtcctgtaagttgcgaggtggggcctccgtgGATCGGACCTGTTTGGTCAGCACATCCcgcagatgctcgattggattgagatctggggaatttgatggccaagtcaacaccttgaactcgtgattcttcagaccaggccaccttcttccattgctccgtggtccagttctgatgctcacgtgcccattgtaggcgctttcggcagtggacaggggtcagcatgggcaccctgactggtctgcggctacgcagccccatacgcaacaaactgcgacgcactgtgtgttctgacacctttctatcagaaccagcatttgagctacagtagctcgtctgttggatcggaccacacgggccagcgtTCGCTCCCctcgtgcatcaatgagccttggccgcccatgaccctgtcgccggttcactgcttttccttccttggagcacttttgataggtactgaccactgcaggccgggaacaccccacaagagctgcagttttggagatgctctgacccagttgtctagccatcacaatttggcccttgtcagagtcgttcagatccttatgctgcccatttttcctgcttctaacacatcaactttgaggacaaaatgttcacttgctgcctaatatttcCCAccaactgacaggtgccatgatatcaagattatcagtgttattcacttcacctgtcagggctcataatgttatggctgatcgttgtaTAGTACAACAGGGTGGGCTGCTGGAATATATGCAAGTAGTTTTATATGTTTCTGAAATACAGTTCATCACCAATTGTGATTGCTATACACTTTGCCATGATCATAATGGTGTTAGatacaaatgtgtttgttgGTAATACTGCAGCACAATTCACTGGAGCGACAACAATCGGATTGATCTGTAAAAATAGCTTGCTGCCAAACCACCACCTCTGGCGTGAAGAGTCAAATTGGAGATGGCATCACGTTGCTGAATCCTGGCGTTCTctagaaaatgtgttttatccTTCCTTAAATacagaattaatttaattgcaaGGGGAGCATCGTGGTTGCTGTGTGGAGGGTTCAgtgctttaattttaattgaagaTAACAATGAAACATCCATTGCCCGATACAGCACATTAAACATCCAATATTTGTAATGGCTGTGAGGGGGACCAACAGCATGCTGATCATACGAGTTGTGTTTCTTCTATGTGCAATTTCGACTCTCCCCAAAATGAGCATCACGTTTGAACTGCACGACACTATCAATGCCCTGAGAGAAGAAAATATTTACCTGCATGACAAGGTCGAAAATTTGACTGAAGCTCTTCGTGAGTTGAAGCAGTTCATCTGGAACCACTCTAAAGGTGAGCAGAACATCTTACGTTTTTACTGTGGAAGCATGCATGTTTGTTTATTGAATTATTGTGCTGGAAAATGTGATCATAATTGTGTTATTAATTCCAAttgaattggcaatacaaatattatttttaatgccataactgggtgaaagttatgcaatgattaaaaacaaaaaaagtgaaatatttACTGCAAAGTGTTTTAGAAAACACTGTTTAATGATATTGCTATTAATGCTATTGATCCAAGAAACTGAACAGCAGATTATTCTAGATTTACATGAGTATGATATCAAAACTTCTGGATTTGTGAAGTTAAAATAGTTTACTTTGAACTGAGGGTTATAAATCCCATAAAGATGCTTTAATTAATCACTTCTCTATCAGGAGCTGAATCTGGAAGTGTCCACTGGAACGCTGATCTGCAGCATTTATGGGAACAATGGACAGAAAATGGTAATTCGCTATGTTAGTTATttacattcataataataattaccacGCATGCTCTTTGGAGGAAGTCAAATGTTGCGCATGATGCAGTTGCAGATGGAGCATATTTAATGCTGGTTTCTCAAACCTCTGTAAGCCATAAAGGCGGTGCATGAATGTATAATAGATGAGATTCGCGTGTCAGTGTGACATTACATGtcaaacattttggaaaatagaAGACTTGAACCTGTTGATGACAATACTTAATCTCTTCCATCCAGAGTAGCAGACGTATACAGTGTCAGTTGCAATGAGCTTTGAGAGTTTGTACGCAATAAGTGCATTAAGTTGAGCCCTAGTAGTTATAGTACTTTTCTAATTAATGTTGTACAAATTGCAAGAAGCAGATGATTTTAGGATCAGCTGATTCACCAGTTTTGTAGGCAGCAGATGATTAAGATCTTACCAACCCTACATGCCTTTGCACAAACATAGGATCCTGTTCATCATAGAGGGATTTATCTGGATACATGTATGTAATCCTGCTTATGACACCCATTTTGTAGTAGCAAATTTCCCTGGAGAATATAAATCAGatatgaaaatacatatttgtttccCAACCAAACACTTCTTCACAATATTCAATTTAGTAATCCCTCTGTGACCAACACGTTTTCGAATTAAATGAGCATTTCTGACCCAGTCTAGTATGGTTCACTCAAGGTTATGACATCGAtggttgcattaatcacagttGTTGGGAAAGGTGTTGACGGCGCAGTTCGTCTGAGGGCAGAATGTATTGCAGTGATCAGACGTAATAGTGGTTAAACTGCGTACTGTCCCGTCCTCCTCTCAGGTATCAGCACCAACAC
This DNA window, taken from Amia ocellicauda isolate fAmiCal2 chromosome 9, fAmiCal2.hap1, whole genome shotgun sequence, encodes the following:
- the rpl28 gene encoding large ribosomal subunit protein eL28; the protein is MSAHLQWMVIRNCSSFLLKRNGQTYSTEPNNLKSKNSFRLNGLVHRKTVGVEPAADGKGVVVVLKKRAGQRKPATSYEKITINKNSRATLNSLRHIIRKNNYRKDLRMAALRRASAILKSQKPVVVKKKRTRATKTA